From a single Paraburkholderia sp. D15 genomic region:
- a CDS encoding ABC transporter permease subunit, whose amino-acid sequence MADIQNTVPQSVTPPSGRTIAAREFWANFSRNRGAVGAGIIVLVLIFIAIFAPLIAPHSPIEQYRDFVKIPPAWLDGGNWKFILGTDEAGRDILSRLMYGARLSFWIGFVSVVLALIPGIVLGLIAAFFEKWADTPIMRIMDVLLALPSLLLAVAVVAIIGPGLVNTMLAIAIVALPGYVRLTRASAQGELQKEYVTASRVAGAGTLRLMFSQVLPNCTAPLIVQATLGFSSAILDAAALGFLGLGVQPPSAEWGAMLASARDYIDSAWWIVTMPGLSILISVLAINLLGDGLRDALDPKLKRMA is encoded by the coding sequence ATGGCAGACATTCAAAACACAGTCCCCCAATCGGTCACGCCACCCAGTGGCCGTACGATCGCCGCCCGGGAGTTCTGGGCGAATTTCTCGCGCAATCGTGGCGCCGTCGGCGCCGGCATCATCGTGCTGGTGCTGATCTTCATCGCGATTTTCGCGCCGTTGATCGCGCCGCATAGCCCGATCGAGCAATACCGCGACTTCGTGAAGATTCCGCCCGCGTGGCTCGACGGCGGCAACTGGAAGTTCATTCTCGGCACCGACGAAGCGGGCCGCGACATCCTCTCGCGTCTGATGTACGGCGCGCGGCTGTCATTCTGGATCGGCTTCGTTTCCGTGGTGCTCGCGCTGATTCCGGGCATCGTGCTCGGATTGATCGCGGCGTTCTTCGAGAAGTGGGCCGACACGCCGATCATGCGCATCATGGACGTGCTGCTCGCGCTGCCCTCGCTGCTGCTGGCGGTGGCGGTGGTGGCGATCATCGGTCCCGGCCTCGTCAACACGATGCTGGCAATCGCGATCGTCGCGCTGCCGGGCTATGTGCGGCTGACGCGCGCCTCGGCGCAGGGCGAGTTGCAGAAGGAATACGTGACGGCTTCGCGCGTGGCGGGCGCCGGCACCTTGCGGCTGATGTTCTCGCAAGTGCTGCCGAACTGCACCGCGCCGCTGATCGTGCAGGCCACGCTCGGTTTTTCGTCGGCGATTCTCGATGCGGCCGCGCTCGGCTTTCTTGGCCTCGGCGTGCAACCGCCTTCGGCGGAGTGGGGCGCGATGCTGGCCTCGGCGCGCGATTACATCGACAGCGCGTGGTGGATCGTCACCATGCCGGGTCTGTCCATCCTGATCTCGGTGCTGGCGATCAACCTGCTCGGCGACGGGCTGCGCGATGCACTCGACCCCAAACTGAAACGGATGGCGTAA
- a CDS encoding ABC transporter permease subunit produces the protein MFRFVLRRIGMVIPTFIGITILAFALIHLIPGDPIEVMMGERGVDPAMHAAAMHRLGLDESLPMQYVHYVGRALHGDLGTSIITNTSVMGEFLARFPATVELSICAMLFALIVGLPAGVFAALRRGTVVDHGVMGTALTGYSMPIFWWGLILIMLFSVKLGWTPVSGRIAVEYDIPHVTGFMLIDAMMSTDEGAFKSALSHLILPAIVLGTIPLAVVARMTRSSMLEVLREDYIRTARAKGLSPGRVIVVHALRNALIPVVTVIGLQVGTLLAGAVLTETLFSWPGIGKWLIDAISRRDYPVVQGGILMIATLVIVVNLVVDLLYGVLNPRIRHTR, from the coding sequence ATGTTCCGCTTTGTTTTGCGCCGCATCGGCATGGTGATTCCGACCTTCATCGGCATCACGATCCTCGCGTTCGCGCTGATTCACCTGATACCGGGCGACCCCATCGAAGTGATGATGGGCGAGCGCGGCGTCGATCCCGCCATGCACGCAGCCGCGATGCACCGGCTCGGGCTCGACGAATCCCTGCCGATGCAATACGTCCACTACGTCGGCCGCGCGCTGCACGGGGACCTCGGCACCTCGATCATCACCAACACCAGCGTGATGGGCGAATTCCTCGCACGTTTCCCCGCCACCGTCGAGCTGTCGATCTGCGCGATGCTGTTCGCGCTGATCGTCGGCCTGCCGGCGGGCGTGTTCGCGGCCTTGCGGCGCGGCACGGTGGTCGATCACGGCGTGATGGGCACGGCACTGACCGGCTACTCGATGCCGATCTTCTGGTGGGGCTTGATCCTCATCATGCTGTTCTCGGTGAAGCTCGGCTGGACGCCGGTGTCGGGCCGCATCGCGGTCGAATACGACATCCCGCACGTCACCGGCTTCATGCTGATCGACGCGATGATGTCCACCGACGAAGGCGCGTTCAAATCCGCGCTGAGCCATCTGATCCTGCCGGCCATCGTGCTCGGCACGATTCCGCTGGCGGTCGTCGCGCGCATGACGCGTTCGTCGATGCTCGAAGTGCTGCGCGAGGACTACATCCGCACCGCGCGCGCGAAGGGCCTGTCGCCGGGTCGCGTGATCGTCGTGCATGCATTGCGTAACGCGCTGATTCCCGTCGTGACGGTGATCGGCCTGCAGGTCGGCACGCTGCTCGCGGGCGCGGTGCTGACCGAGACGCTGTTTTCGTGGCCGGGCATCGGCAAATGGCTGATCGACGCGATCAGCCGGCGCGATTACCCGGTGGTGCAGGGCGGTATCCTGATGATCGCCACGCTGGTGATCGTCGTGAACCTCGTCGTCGATCTGCTGTACGGCGTGCTCAATCCCCGCATCCGCCATACGAGGTGA
- a CDS encoding ABC transporter substrate-binding protein, with product MKQNNLLRAARVTTLVAAAAASMVGASVARAEIPNKTLVYCSEGSPAGFDPAQYTTGVDFTANTFTVYNRLVEFERGGTKVEPGLAEKWDVSADGKTYTFHLRHGVKFQTTSFFKPTREFNADDVIFTFQRMLDPNSAFHKAYPVQFPYFTDMGLDKLITGVEKVDPYTVKFTLKEVNAPFIQNLAMEYASILSAEYGDQLMKAGKAADINQFPVGTGPFIFRSYTKDATIRFDGNPDYWKPNTVKISKLIFSITPDAGVRVQKIKRDECQVMAYPRPADIAPLKSEANIDMPSQPGFNLGYLAYNVTHKPVDKLEVRQALDMAINKKAIIDSVYQGAGQAATNPMPPTQWSYDKNLKSAAYDTAKAKALLAKAGFPNGFDITLWAMPVQRAYNPNARLMAEMIQADWAKIGVKAKIVTYEWGEYIKRAHAGEDDTMLIGWTGDNGDPDNWLGTLLGCEAVNGNNFSKWCYKPFDDLVQKGRVTSDQAARTTAYMQAQQIFAQQLPFSPIAHSTVYQPVSKKVVDMRIEPLGYARFDGVSVK from the coding sequence ATGAAGCAAAACAATCTGTTGCGCGCCGCGCGTGTTACGACGCTCGTCGCAGCTGCAGCGGCATCGATGGTGGGCGCAAGTGTCGCGCGCGCCGAGATTCCGAATAAAACCCTGGTCTACTGCTCAGAAGGCAGCCCCGCGGGTTTCGATCCGGCCCAATACACCACGGGCGTCGATTTCACGGCTAACACGTTCACCGTCTACAACCGTCTCGTCGAATTCGAACGCGGCGGCACCAAGGTCGAGCCGGGCCTGGCAGAAAAGTGGGACGTCTCCGCCGACGGCAAGACGTACACGTTCCATCTGCGTCACGGCGTGAAGTTCCAGACCACGTCGTTCTTCAAGCCGACGCGCGAATTCAACGCGGACGACGTCATTTTCACGTTCCAGCGCATGCTGGACCCGAACTCGGCCTTCCATAAGGCGTACCCGGTCCAGTTCCCGTACTTCACGGACATGGGCCTCGACAAGCTGATCACCGGCGTCGAAAAGGTCGATCCGTATACGGTCAAGTTCACGCTGAAGGAAGTCAACGCGCCGTTCATCCAGAATCTGGCGATGGAATACGCGTCGATCTTGTCGGCCGAATACGGCGACCAGTTGATGAAGGCCGGCAAGGCCGCCGACATCAACCAGTTCCCGGTGGGCACGGGTCCGTTCATTTTCCGCAGCTATACGAAGGACGCGACGATCCGTTTCGACGGCAATCCGGATTACTGGAAGCCGAACACGGTGAAGATCTCGAAGCTGATCTTCTCGATCACGCCGGACGCCGGCGTGCGCGTGCAGAAGATCAAGCGCGACGAATGCCAGGTGATGGCGTATCCGCGTCCGGCCGACATCGCGCCGCTGAAGTCTGAAGCGAACATCGACATGCCGTCGCAGCCGGGCTTCAACCTCGGTTACCTCGCGTACAACGTCACGCACAAGCCGGTCGACAAGCTCGAAGTGCGTCAGGCGCTCGACATGGCGATCAACAAGAAGGCGATCATCGACTCGGTGTATCAGGGCGCGGGCCAGGCCGCGACGAATCCGATGCCGCCGACCCAATGGTCGTACGACAAGAACCTGAAGAGCGCGGCGTACGACACGGCCAAGGCCAAGGCGCTGCTCGCGAAGGCCGGCTTCCCGAACGGCTTCGACATCACGCTGTGGGCCATGCCGGTGCAGCGCGCGTACAACCCGAATGCCCGTCTGATGGCGGAAATGATCCAGGCCGACTGGGCCAAGATCGGCGTGAAGGCGAAGATCGTCACGTACGAGTGGGGCGAGTACATCAAGCGCGCGCACGCGGGTGAAGACGACACGATGCTGATCGGCTGGACCGGCGACAACGGCGATCCGGACAACTGGCTCGGCACGCTGCTCGGCTGCGAAGCGGTGAACGGCAACAACTTCTCGAAGTGGTGCTACAAGCCGTTCGACGATCTGGTCCAGAAGGGTCGCGTCACGTCCGATCAGGCCGCGCGCACCACGGCTTACATGCAGGCGCAGCAGATTTTCGCGCAGCAACTGCCGTTCTCGCCGATCGCGCACTCCACCGTGTACCAGCCGGTCAGCAAGAAGGTGGTGGACATGCGCATCGAACCGCTCGGATACGCGCGTTTCGACGGCGTCAGCGTCAAGTAA
- a CDS encoding ABC transporter substrate-binding protein, translating into MTVSRKLFAFRQSCRPALAALTFVSVASIASLGLTPGSAQAVSLPDKTLVFCSEGSPAGFDTAQYTTSVEFSAGSYTVYNRLIEFAHGSTDIEPSLAEKWDVSPDGLTYTFHLRHGVKFQTTSFFKPTREFNADDVVFTFQRMLDPEQPFRKAYSVPFPYFSDLGLATNIAKIAKVDPYTVRFTLKEVDAPFLQQIAMPFASILSAEYADQLLKAGKAPDINQYPVGTGPFIFRSYTKDDTIRFDGNPDYWKPGVVKVGKLIFAITVDPAVRLQKLRRGECQVMAYPRPADIASVKTDTSLVMPSQVGFNLGYIAYNTTKKPLDNVLVRRALDMSINKKAIIESVYQGAGQTATNPMPPTQWGYDKNLKDAPYDVEKARALLKQAGYPDGFDLTLWAMPVQRPYNPNARLMAEMLQADWAKIGVKVKIGTYEWGEYIRRAHAGEHEAMLIGWTGDYGDPDNWLGVLLGCDAVNGSNFSKWCYKPYDDLIRKGRGTTDMAERTKAYTQAQEIFKDQVPFTPIAHSTVYQPIAKNVFGFKIDPFGPTQFMEVGLK; encoded by the coding sequence ATGACAGTGTCACGAAAGCTGTTTGCGTTTCGCCAGTCGTGCCGGCCGGCACTGGCCGCCTTGACCTTCGTCTCGGTTGCCTCGATCGCTTCGCTCGGCCTGACGCCGGGTTCGGCGCAAGCAGTCAGCCTGCCGGACAAAACCCTCGTGTTCTGTTCCGAGGGCAGTCCGGCCGGCTTCGATACCGCGCAGTACACCACCAGCGTCGAATTCAGCGCCGGGTCGTATACGGTCTACAACCGGCTGATCGAGTTCGCGCACGGCAGCACGGATATCGAACCGAGCCTCGCGGAAAAATGGGACGTGTCGCCGGACGGTCTGACCTACACGTTTCATCTGCGTCACGGCGTGAAATTCCAGACCACGTCGTTTTTCAAGCCGACCCGCGAATTCAACGCCGACGACGTCGTGTTCACGTTCCAGCGCATGCTCGACCCCGAGCAGCCGTTCCGCAAAGCCTATTCGGTACCGTTCCCGTATTTCTCCGATCTCGGTCTCGCCACTAACATCGCGAAGATCGCGAAGGTCGATCCGTACACCGTGCGTTTCACGCTGAAAGAGGTGGATGCGCCGTTTTTGCAGCAGATCGCGATGCCCTTTGCGTCGATTCTGTCGGCCGAGTATGCCGATCAACTGTTAAAGGCGGGTAAGGCCCCGGATATCAATCAGTATCCGGTCGGCACCGGCCCGTTCATTTTCCGCAGCTATACGAAGGACGACACGATCCGTTTCGACGGCAATCCCGATTACTGGAAGCCGGGCGTCGTCAAAGTCGGCAAGCTGATCTTCGCGATTACCGTCGATCCGGCCGTGCGTCTGCAGAAGCTGCGGCGCGGCGAATGCCAGGTGATGGCGTATCCGCGTCCGGCGGACATTGCGTCGGTGAAAACCGATACGTCGCTCGTGATGCCGAGCCAGGTGGGCTTCAACCTCGGCTATATCGCGTACAACACCACCAAAAAGCCGCTCGACAACGTGCTGGTGCGCCGCGCGCTGGACATGTCGATCAACAAGAAGGCGATCATCGAATCCGTCTATCAGGGCGCGGGCCAGACCGCGACCAACCCGATGCCGCCAACCCAATGGGGCTACGACAAGAATCTGAAGGACGCACCCTACGACGTCGAGAAAGCCCGGGCGCTGCTCAAGCAGGCCGGCTACCCCGACGGCTTCGACCTGACGTTGTGGGCCATGCCGGTTCAACGTCCGTATAACCCGAACGCGCGCCTGATGGCGGAAATGCTGCAAGCCGACTGGGCGAAGATTGGCGTCAAGGTGAAGATCGGCACGTACGAGTGGGGCGAGTACATCCGCCGCGCGCACGCCGGCGAGCATGAGGCGATGCTGATCGGCTGGACCGGCGATTACGGCGACCCCGACAACTGGCTGGGCGTGCTGCTGGGCTGCGACGCGGTCAACGGCAGTAACTTTTCCAAGTGGTGCTACAAACCGTATGACGATTTGATCCGCAAGGGCCGCGGCACCACGGACATGGCCGAGCGCACCAAGGCCTACACCCAGGCGCAGGAAATCTTCAAGGATCAGGTGCCGTTCACGCCGATCGCCCACTCCACGGTGTATCAGCCGATCGCCAAAAACGTTTTCGGCTTCAAGATCGACCCGTTCGGCCCGACGCAATTCATGGAGGTCGGCCTCAAATAG
- the metF gene encoding methylenetetrahydrofolate reductase [NAD(P)H] translates to MNPIELSFEFFPPKTAEGVDKLRATRAQLAPLKPKFVSVTFGAGGSTQQGTLDTVVDIAKEGIEAAPHVSCIGSSKESLRAILDEYRSHGIRHIVALRGDLPSGMGEVGELRYASELVSFIRAEFGDWFWIEVAGYPEYHPQSRSPRHDLENFARKVKAGANSAITQYFFNADAYFRFVDDARKLGVDVPIVPGIMPITNFSQLMRFSEMCGAEVPRWVARRLESFGDDRESIRAFGLDVVTGLCERLLDAKVPGLHFYTLNGAAATKAICERLSA, encoded by the coding sequence ATGAACCCCATCGAACTTTCATTTGAATTCTTTCCGCCGAAGACCGCGGAAGGCGTCGACAAGCTGCGCGCCACGCGTGCGCAGCTCGCGCCGCTCAAGCCCAAGTTCGTGTCCGTGACGTTCGGCGCGGGCGGCTCGACGCAACAGGGCACGCTCGACACCGTCGTCGATATCGCGAAGGAAGGGATCGAGGCGGCGCCGCATGTGTCGTGCATCGGTTCGTCGAAAGAGAGCCTGCGGGCGATTCTCGACGAGTACCGCTCGCACGGTATCCGTCACATTGTCGCGCTGCGTGGCGATCTGCCGTCCGGCATGGGCGAAGTCGGCGAACTGCGGTATGCGTCGGAACTGGTGAGCTTTATCCGCGCCGAATTCGGCGACTGGTTCTGGATCGAGGTGGCCGGTTATCCGGAATACCATCCGCAGTCGCGTTCGCCGCGCCACGATCTGGAAAACTTCGCGCGCAAGGTGAAGGCCGGCGCGAATTCGGCGATCACGCAGTATTTCTTCAATGCGGACGCGTACTTCCGTTTCGTCGACGACGCGCGGAAGCTCGGCGTGGATGTGCCGATCGTGCCGGGCATCATGCCGATCACGAACTTTTCGCAGCTGATGCGCTTCTCCGAAATGTGCGGCGCCGAAGTGCCGCGCTGGGTTGCGCGCCGGCTGGAAAGCTTTGGCGACGACCGCGAGTCGATCCGCGCGTTCGGCCTCGACGTGGTGACGGGCCTGTGCGAACGTCTGCTCGACGCGAAGGTACCCGGTCTGCATTTCTACACGCTGAACGGCGCCGCGGCGACCAAGGCGATCTGCGAACGGCTGAGCGCTTGA
- a CDS encoding phage holin family protein yields the protein MTMLLTWLINALALLIITYIVPSIHIRSFGTALIVAVVLGLINTVLRPVLIVLTLPVTIVTLGLFILVVNALCFWLCASLLKGFEVSGFWSAFIGSILYSVVSWLLSAIVFGNRSLG from the coding sequence ATGACCATGCTGCTGACCTGGCTGATCAACGCGCTTGCGCTCCTGATCATCACCTACATCGTGCCGTCGATTCATATCCGCAGTTTCGGCACCGCCCTGATCGTCGCGGTGGTGCTCGGATTGATCAACACGGTGCTGCGCCCGGTGCTGATCGTGCTGACCTTGCCCGTGACGATCGTCACGCTCGGCCTCTTTATCCTCGTCGTCAATGCGCTGTGCTTCTGGCTGTGCGCGTCGCTGCTGAAGGGTTTCGAAGTGTCGGGTTTCTGGTCCGCATTCATCGGCTCGATTCTGTATAGCGTCGTCTCGTGGCTGCTGTCCGCGATCGTTTTTGGCAACCGTAGTCTCGGTTGA
- the ahcY gene encoding adenosylhomocysteinase: MNAAVIDSQASQDYIVADLSLADWGRKELTIAETEMPGLVQTREEYKAQQPLKGARIAGSLHMTIQTGVLIETLTALGADVRWASCNIFSTQDHAAAAIAKAGTPVFAFKGESLDEYWEFSHRIFEWPNGEFANMILDDGGDATLLLILGSTAEKDRSVISKPTNEEEIALYKSIASHLDADPTWYSKRLAHIKGVTEETTTGVHRLYQMEKEGRLPFPAFNVNDSVTKSKFDNLYGCRESLVDGIKRATDVMIAGKIAVVAGYGDVGKGCAQSLRGLGATVWVTEIDPICALQAAMEGYRVVTMEYAADKADIFVTATGNFHVIGHDHMKAMRHNAIVCNIGHFDSEIDIASTRQYQWDNIKPQVDHIIFPDGKRVILLAEGRLVNLGCATGHPSFVMSNSFTNQTLAQIELFTQGEKYENKVYVLPKHLDEKVARLHLARIGANLTVLSDEQAGYIGVDKNGPFKPNHYRY; the protein is encoded by the coding sequence ATGAACGCCGCTGTTATCGATTCCCAAGCTTCCCAGGATTACATCGTTGCCGACCTGTCGCTCGCCGACTGGGGCCGCAAGGAACTCACCATTGCCGAGACGGAAATGCCCGGCCTCGTGCAAACGCGCGAAGAGTACAAGGCGCAGCAGCCGCTGAAGGGCGCGCGCATTGCCGGTTCGCTGCACATGACGATCCAGACCGGCGTGCTGATCGAGACGCTGACGGCGCTCGGCGCCGATGTCCGCTGGGCCTCGTGCAACATCTTCTCGACCCAGGATCACGCGGCTGCCGCGATCGCCAAGGCCGGCACGCCGGTGTTCGCGTTCAAGGGCGAATCGCTCGACGAATACTGGGAGTTCTCGCACCGTATTTTCGAATGGCCGAACGGCGAATTCGCCAACATGATCCTCGACGACGGCGGCGACGCCACGTTGCTGCTGATCCTCGGCTCGACGGCGGAGAAAGACCGTTCGGTGATCTCGAAGCCGACCAACGAAGAAGAAATCGCGCTGTACAAGTCGATCGCCTCGCACCTCGATGCGGACCCGACGTGGTATTCCAAGCGTCTCGCGCACATCAAGGGCGTGACGGAAGAAACCACCACCGGCGTGCATCGTCTGTATCAGATGGAAAAGGAAGGCCGCCTGCCGTTCCCGGCATTCAACGTCAACGATTCGGTCACCAAGTCGAAGTTCGACAACCTGTACGGCTGCCGCGAGTCGCTGGTCGACGGCATCAAGCGCGCGACCGACGTGATGATCGCGGGCAAGATCGCGGTCGTGGCCGGTTACGGCGACGTGGGCAAGGGCTGCGCGCAGTCGCTGCGCGGTCTCGGCGCAACGGTGTGGGTCACCGAAATCGATCCGATCTGCGCGCTGCAGGCGGCGATGGAAGGCTACCGCGTCGTGACGATGGAATACGCGGCGGACAAGGCCGACATCTTCGTGACGGCAACCGGCAATTTCCACGTGATCGGTCACGACCACATGAAGGCGATGCGTCACAACGCGATCGTCTGCAACATCGGTCACTTCGATTCGGAAATCGACATTGCGTCGACCCGTCAGTACCAGTGGGACAACATCAAGCCTCAAGTCGACCACATCATTTTCCCGGACGGCAAGCGCGTGATTCTGCTGGCTGAAGGCCGCCTCGTGAATCTGGGTTGCGCGACGGGCCACCCGTCGTTCGTGATGTCGAACTCGTTCACCAACCAGACCCTCGCGCAGATCGAACTGTTCACGCAGGGCGAGAAGTACGAAAACAAGGTGTACGTGCTGCCGAAGCATCTGGACGAGAAGGTCGCGCGTCTGCATCTGGCGCGCATCGGCGCGAACCTGACCGTGCTGTCGGACGAGCAGGCCGGCTACATCGGCGTCGACAAGAACGGCCCGTTCAAGCCGAACCACTACCGCTATTAA
- a CDS encoding glycosyltransferase family 2 protein, with amino-acid sequence MTPVSIIIPCYNSAATLARALTSCLTQPDAAQILVVDDGSTDASAEMADYCATLDPRVNVLRMPVNGGAARARNWGALHAAHDLLAFLDADDEYLPDALGAATAFLARHPAALSVRLDVDYAGFPADLTAHPDFAAHAATLSNTVPSSLIIYRAAYAALGGFPMDPAFRRIGGEDGAFSWALRETFGNPRLDDVKRVRMHYHPGIHAERYFRIALGLQQPDADDVAEAFHYSGRFLHSARTGIAQLRAAFGLPPVPQP; translated from the coding sequence ATGACGCCTGTTTCGATCATCATCCCCTGCTACAACAGCGCGGCGACACTCGCTCGCGCGCTGACCAGTTGCCTGACCCAGCCCGACGCCGCGCAGATTCTGGTGGTGGACGACGGCTCGACCGATGCGTCGGCCGAGATGGCCGACTATTGCGCGACGCTCGACCCGCGCGTGAATGTGCTGCGGATGCCCGTCAACGGCGGCGCGGCCCGGGCGCGCAATTGGGGCGCGCTGCACGCGGCGCACGATCTGCTCGCCTTCCTCGATGCCGACGACGAATATCTGCCCGACGCGCTCGGCGCCGCGACCGCGTTTCTCGCACGCCATCCGGCCGCCCTGTCCGTGCGCCTCGACGTCGACTACGCCGGTTTTCCCGCCGATCTCACCGCGCACCCTGACTTCGCCGCGCACGCGGCCACGCTCAGCAATACGGTGCCGAGCAGTCTGATCATCTATCGCGCGGCCTACGCGGCGCTTGGCGGTTTTCCGATGGACCCGGCGTTCCGGCGCATCGGCGGAGAAGACGGCGCGTTTTCATGGGCATTGCGCGAGACATTCGGCAACCCGCGTCTCGACGACGTGAAACGCGTGCGCATGCATTACCACCCGGGCATTCACGCCGAACGCTATTTCCGTATCGCCTTGGGCCTGCAACAACCGGATGCCGATGACGTCGCCGAAGCCTTTCATTATTCCGGGCGCTTTCTTCACAGCGCACGCACCGGGATCGCGCAATTGCGCGCGGCTTTCGGCTTGCCGCCGGTGCCCCAGCCTTGA
- a CDS encoding LysR family transcriptional regulator — protein MELRALRYFVEVVRQQSFTVAAEQMFVTQPTISKMVKSLEDEIGSPLLLRDGRQMVLTDAGRIVYQRGQDVLAAHAQLQAELNDLDTLGRGELTIGIPPMGGALFTPAIAAFRQRYPKIDLKLFEQGSRAIEAALIHGELELGGVLQPVDPENIDVLPMTRQLLWLVARTGSRWDALQEVPLAQLAEEPFVFYGESLALNDVVLNACRTAGFAPTIVGRSGHWDFMAALVLTGVGIALLPAPYCRRLDPAQFTCRPVVAPEIPWEMAIGWRRNGYLSHAARAWLEVARETLPGQGGDDFMLGPGFGINGITTPAPTPTPPAR, from the coding sequence GTGGAACTACGTGCGTTGCGGTATTTCGTCGAAGTGGTTCGCCAGCAGAGCTTCACTGTCGCCGCCGAGCAGATGTTCGTCACGCAGCCCACCATCAGCAAGATGGTGAAGTCGCTGGAGGATGAAATCGGCTCGCCGCTGCTGTTGCGCGATGGGCGCCAGATGGTCCTGACCGATGCCGGCCGGATCGTCTATCAGCGCGGCCAGGACGTGCTCGCCGCGCACGCGCAGTTGCAGGCCGAACTGAACGATCTCGACACGCTCGGGCGCGGCGAACTCACCATCGGCATTCCGCCCATGGGCGGTGCGCTGTTCACACCCGCCATCGCCGCGTTCCGTCAGCGCTATCCAAAGATCGATCTGAAATTGTTCGAGCAGGGATCGCGCGCGATCGAGGCGGCGTTGATTCACGGCGAGCTGGAACTGGGCGGCGTACTGCAACCCGTCGATCCGGAAAACATCGACGTGCTGCCGATGACGCGTCAGTTGCTGTGGCTCGTCGCGCGCACCGGTTCACGTTGGGACGCGCTGCAGGAAGTGCCGCTCGCGCAACTTGCCGAGGAACCGTTCGTGTTCTACGGCGAAAGCCTCGCACTGAACGACGTGGTGCTGAACGCGTGCCGCACGGCCGGTTTCGCGCCGACCATCGTCGGGCGAAGCGGGCATTGGGATTTCATGGCGGCGCTGGTGCTGACCGGTGTCGGCATTGCGCTGTTGCCGGCGCCGTATTGCCGGCGGCTCGATCCCGCGCAGTTCACCTGCCGGCCCGTGGTGGCGCCGGAGATTCCGTGGGAAATGGCGATCGGCTGGCGTCGCAACGGTTATCTGTCGCACGCGGCCCGCGCGTGGCTGGAGGTCGCGCGCGAAACGCTGCCGGGCCAGGGCGGCGACGACTTCATGCTCGGCCCCGGCTTCGGCATCAACGGCATTACGACACCGGCGCCGACGCCGACGCCGCCAGCCCGCTGA